The Akkermansia muciniphila genome contains a region encoding:
- the kdsB gene encoding 3-deoxy-manno-octulosonate cytidylyltransferase, which yields MASDSLHHIIGLIPSRWGSSRFPGKPLHLIAGKPLVQHVWERVSRCSRLDDIAIATDDQRIFDTVTAFGAKAIMTSPDHPSGSDRLAEAVQSFPGATHVVNIQGDEPLIDPALIDSLADALVSDEALSMATVACPISGQEDLDNPNIVKVALARNGDALYFSRSVIPYARHPRITPPLRHLGIYAYRRDFLENYVRWEPTPLEQTESLEQLRALENGARIRVILTDHVSVGVDTPEQAAQVEQILLNTH from the coding sequence ATGGCATCAGACTCTCTTCATCACATCATCGGCCTTATCCCGTCACGCTGGGGATCTTCCAGATTTCCGGGCAAACCGCTTCACCTCATTGCAGGCAAGCCCCTTGTCCAGCACGTATGGGAACGCGTTTCACGGTGTTCACGCCTTGATGACATTGCCATCGCCACGGATGACCAGCGCATCTTTGATACGGTCACGGCCTTTGGCGCCAAGGCAATCATGACCTCCCCCGACCATCCCAGCGGCAGCGACCGCCTGGCGGAAGCCGTGCAGTCCTTCCCCGGCGCTACCCATGTGGTCAACATCCAGGGGGACGAACCCCTCATTGACCCTGCCCTGATTGACAGTCTGGCGGACGCCCTGGTCTCTGATGAAGCCCTGTCCATGGCTACCGTGGCCTGCCCCATCAGCGGGCAGGAAGACCTGGACAACCCGAACATCGTCAAAGTGGCCCTGGCCCGCAACGGAGACGCCCTGTACTTTTCCCGCTCCGTCATCCCCTACGCCCGCCATCCCCGCATCACGCCACCCCTCCGCCATCTGGGCATTTACGCCTACCGCCGGGACTTCCTTGAAAACTACGTGCGCTGGGAACCTACACCCCTTGAACAAACGGAATCTCTGGAACAACTGCGCGCGCTGGAAAACGGCGCCAGAATCAGAGTCATCCTGACGGACCACGTCAGCGTGGGCGTGGATACGCCGGAACAGGCGGCCCAGGTGGAACAGATCTTATTAAACACACATTAG
- a CDS encoding class I SAM-dependent methyltransferase yields MNIIHKNIDGGKAFGWGTASADYALFRDIYPQEFYDKIINRNLCVSGQNVLDTGTGTGVLPRHMHRYGAKWTGTDISGNQIEQAKILSAGMDIDYHAASAENMDFPDCSFDVITACQCFFYFNHEQAMPGFFRMLKPEGRILVLYMAWLPFGDNIAGASEKLVLKYNPAWSGAGETVHPVVIPGCYHELFELVYHEEYPLSIHFTRESWNGRMKACRGIGASLAEKEIAAWEQEHMKLLAEIVPPEFDIPHYGAIAELKRK; encoded by the coding sequence ATGAATATTATCCATAAAAACATAGATGGAGGAAAAGCCTTTGGCTGGGGCACGGCTTCGGCAGACTATGCCCTGTTCCGCGATATTTACCCACAGGAATTCTACGATAAAATCATTAACCGCAACCTATGCGTAAGCGGTCAAAATGTACTTGATACGGGCACGGGAACAGGAGTTCTTCCGAGACACATGCACCGTTACGGAGCAAAATGGACAGGTACGGATATTTCGGGAAACCAGATTGAACAGGCAAAAATTCTTTCAGCCGGCATGGATATTGACTATCACGCCGCATCCGCTGAAAACATGGATTTTCCCGATTGTTCATTTGATGTAATTACCGCCTGTCAGTGCTTCTTTTACTTTAACCATGAGCAGGCTATGCCCGGGTTTTTCCGCATGCTTAAACCGGAAGGGCGTATTCTTGTATTATACATGGCGTGGCTCCCCTTTGGGGATAACATAGCAGGAGCCAGTGAAAAACTGGTGCTGAAATACAATCCTGCGTGGAGCGGCGCGGGAGAAACGGTGCATCCGGTAGTTATACCCGGGTGCTATCATGAACTGTTTGAGCTCGTTTACCACGAGGAATATCCTTTAAGCATACACTTTACCCGTGAAAGCTGGAATGGAAGAATGAAAGCCTGCCGGGGCATCGGCGCTTCCCTTGCAGAAAAAGAAATTGCCGCGTGGGAACAGGAGCATATGAAACTGCTTGCTGAAATTGTCCCTCCGGAATTTGACATCCCGCATTACGGAGCTATTGCTGAACTTAAAAGAAAATAA
- a CDS encoding CTP synthase — MKYIFVTGGVVSSLGKGLAAASIGTLLERCGLKVTLQKFDPYLNVDPGTMSPFQHGEVYVLNDGAETDLDLGHYERFVHCSLSRLNNLTSGQVFESVLRKERRGDYLGKTVQYIPHVTDEIKNRLYEVTEKSDVDIIITEIGGTVGDMEGHIFLEALRQFALEVGRDNVCFIHVTLLPYIKAAGEMKTKPTQQSVAKLREIGIQPDVIICRTEYDMSEDERRKIAMFCNVEAKNVIAFRDVKNTIYECPLDLSQDKIDRIVTKRLGLDVPAPNLADWQRYVGRVISPSHSIKIAVVGKYIALQDAYKSIYESFTHAGAENDARVEILRIDAEEIEEKGAEALIGSVDGILVPGGFGDRGIEGKIQTVEYARTKGIPFLGICLGMQVAVIEYARHICGMDDANSTEFDQKSTHPVISLQEEQKGIKAMGATMRLGAYKALIQPGTLAHKLYGKDSVTERHRHRYEFNPAYRGELENAGLVVSAVNDEHGLVEVVELPAHPFFIACQYHPEFQSAPNRAHPLFSGLVSAALEHKSHS, encoded by the coding sequence ATGAAATACATCTTCGTCACAGGTGGCGTCGTCTCCTCTCTTGGCAAAGGGCTGGCAGCGGCATCCATCGGTACCCTGCTGGAGCGCTGCGGTCTCAAGGTCACCCTTCAAAAATTTGACCCCTACCTCAATGTGGACCCCGGCACCATGAGCCCGTTCCAGCACGGGGAAGTGTACGTCCTGAATGACGGGGCTGAAACGGACCTGGACCTGGGCCACTACGAACGCTTTGTCCATTGCAGCCTCTCCCGCCTCAACAACCTCACCTCCGGCCAGGTCTTTGAAAGCGTGCTCCGGAAGGAACGCCGGGGAGACTACCTGGGAAAAACGGTTCAATACATTCCGCACGTCACGGATGAAATCAAAAACCGTCTTTATGAAGTCACGGAAAAATCTGACGTGGACATCATCATCACGGAAATAGGCGGCACGGTAGGGGACATGGAAGGCCACATCTTCCTGGAAGCCCTGCGGCAATTCGCTCTGGAAGTGGGCCGTGACAACGTCTGCTTCATCCACGTCACCCTGCTCCCCTACATCAAGGCCGCCGGGGAAATGAAAACCAAGCCCACCCAGCAATCCGTCGCCAAGCTCCGGGAAATCGGCATCCAGCCGGACGTGATCATCTGCCGTACGGAATACGACATGAGCGAGGACGAACGGCGCAAAATCGCCATGTTCTGCAATGTGGAGGCCAAAAACGTCATCGCCTTCCGCGACGTTAAAAACACCATTTACGAATGCCCCCTGGACCTCAGCCAGGACAAGATAGACCGCATCGTCACCAAGCGTCTGGGCCTGGACGTTCCTGCGCCCAACCTGGCGGACTGGCAACGTTACGTGGGCCGCGTCATCAGCCCCAGCCACTCTATAAAAATTGCTGTGGTGGGCAAATACATCGCCCTTCAGGACGCCTATAAATCCATTTACGAATCCTTCACCCATGCCGGCGCGGAAAATGACGCCCGCGTGGAAATCCTCAGGATAGATGCGGAAGAAATTGAAGAAAAAGGCGCAGAAGCGCTGATCGGCTCCGTGGACGGCATTCTGGTGCCGGGCGGCTTTGGAGACCGGGGCATTGAAGGAAAAATACAAACGGTGGAATACGCGCGCACCAAGGGCATCCCGTTCCTGGGCATCTGCCTGGGCATGCAGGTGGCCGTCATTGAATACGCGCGCCACATCTGCGGCATGGACGATGCCAACTCCACGGAATTCGACCAGAAATCCACCCATCCCGTCATCAGCCTCCAGGAAGAACAGAAAGGCATTAAGGCCATGGGCGCAACCATGCGCCTGGGCGCCTACAAAGCTCTGATCCAGCCCGGAACTCTGGCGCACAAGCTGTACGGCAAGGACAGCGTCACGGAACGCCACCGCCACCGTTACGAATTCAACCCGGCCTACCGTGGAGAACTGGAAAACGCAGGCCTGGTCGTCAGCGCCGTCAATGATGAACACGGGCTGGTTGAAGTTGTGGAACTGCCCGCCCACCCCTTCTTCATTGCCTGCCAGTACCACCCGGAATTCCAGTCCGCACCCAACCGGGCCCACCCGCTCTTCTCCGGCCTGGTTTCCGCCGCGCTGGAACACAAAAGCCACTCCTGA
- a CDS encoding sodium:solute symporter produces MFTDLLVIAVYFLAIFCIGIYAGRKQNSLTDYALGNRSLPWWAILASILAAEISAATFLGAPGEGYHTRNFTYAQLCIGTILGRIIVGKLFLKPYYDYKVVSIYEYLEKRFGLLTRRTASMVFLVSRVLASGTRLYFAGILLVIAYQFMTGATADSNQIVLLYIGALVAISIATTIYTAIGGLKAVVWTDVLQAVVLGVSMLSALWVLFSHIPGGWASISASMNGADDWKFFSWGTKEGLDFLQQCTHILGQEYTVWAAFLGATFITMATHGTDQDMVQRMLAAKTEKGGTRAVIVSGLLDFPIVIVFLFTGILLYVFYQTTPAALPADTPQLHVFPYFIIHELPNGIRGLLIAGLLATAMGSLSTALNSLATTATKDWYQGVFKPEATERELLRCVRWGTAGFSLLLILVGSITAWYVVHHPDVRIIQIALGIFGYTYGSLLGIFLLGMLTRTRGNDRGNIIAMAAGFLVIALLTELIPLPAGWKQYIPEIAFPWRVTIGTLVTFAVGFVFRSRHLSAR; encoded by the coding sequence ATGTTCACGGACCTCCTCGTCATCGCCGTCTACTTTCTGGCTATCTTCTGCATCGGCATCTATGCGGGACGAAAGCAGAACTCCCTGACGGATTATGCCCTGGGGAACCGCTCCCTGCCCTGGTGGGCCATCCTGGCCTCCATCCTGGCGGCGGAAATCAGCGCGGCTACCTTCCTGGGCGCTCCGGGAGAAGGCTACCATACGCGCAACTTCACGTATGCCCAGCTCTGTATCGGCACCATTCTGGGCCGCATCATCGTAGGCAAGCTCTTTCTGAAACCCTACTATGACTACAAGGTGGTCTCCATCTATGAATACCTGGAGAAACGGTTCGGGCTCCTGACCCGCCGCACGGCCTCCATGGTCTTCCTGGTCAGCCGCGTGCTGGCCAGCGGAACCAGGCTATACTTTGCGGGCATTCTCCTGGTCATTGCCTATCAATTCATGACGGGCGCCACGGCGGACTCCAATCAAATTGTCCTGCTCTACATCGGGGCGCTGGTCGCCATCTCCATTGCCACTACCATTTACACGGCCATAGGCGGTTTGAAAGCCGTCGTCTGGACGGACGTACTCCAGGCCGTCGTACTCGGCGTCTCCATGCTCTCCGCCCTGTGGGTCCTCTTCTCCCACATCCCCGGAGGATGGGCCTCCATCTCCGCCTCCATGAACGGCGCTGACGACTGGAAATTCTTCTCCTGGGGAACGAAGGAAGGCCTGGACTTCCTGCAGCAGTGTACCCATATCCTGGGCCAGGAATACACGGTATGGGCGGCTTTCCTGGGGGCCACCTTCATCACCATGGCTACGCATGGAACGGACCAGGACATGGTGCAGCGCATGCTGGCGGCAAAAACAGAAAAAGGCGGCACGCGGGCCGTCATCGTTTCCGGTTTGCTGGACTTCCCCATCGTCATCGTCTTCCTGTTCACGGGCATACTCCTTTATGTCTTTTACCAAACCACGCCCGCAGCCCTCCCCGCGGACACGCCCCAGCTTCACGTCTTCCCCTATTTCATCATCCATGAACTTCCCAACGGCATCCGCGGGCTGCTGATCGCCGGATTGCTGGCAACCGCCATGGGCTCCCTCTCCACGGCTCTCAACTCTCTGGCGACCACCGCCACCAAGGACTGGTACCAGGGGGTATTCAAACCGGAAGCCACGGAACGGGAACTTCTCCGGTGCGTACGCTGGGGAACGGCGGGCTTCTCCCTGCTGCTCATTCTGGTGGGGTCCATCACGGCTTGGTACGTGGTGCACCATCCGGACGTCCGCATCATTCAAATAGCCCTGGGCATCTTCGGCTACACCTACGGCTCCCTGCTCGGCATTTTCCTGCTGGGAATGCTCACGCGCACCAGGGGAAACGACAGGGGAAACATCATTGCCATGGCAGCGGGCTTCCTGGTCATCGCCCTCCTGACGGAGCTCATCCCCCTCCCCGCCGGTTGGAAACAATATATTCCGGAAATAGCGTTTCCCTGGCGCGTGACGATCGGCACCCTGGTTACCTTTGCCGTTGGTTTCGTCTTCAGAAGCCGGCACCTCTCCGCACGCTGA